One Benincasa hispida cultivar B227 chromosome 5, ASM972705v1, whole genome shotgun sequence genomic window carries:
- the LOC120077181 gene encoding uncharacterized protein LOC120077181, whose amino-acid sequence MATAVVIGSGGSSSSSSSSSSKSRRSSKQIWYSQPLTPLMEGPDPQFQDQESNKKDSSASNWEFLRDWFKIQRNLTPSTSIPPSSFTNLPNSKTQDLKLLLGVLACPLAPIPLHSHSPPQSHFPRDTPLETSVAHYIIQQYLAATGCLKQQKCAKNMYATGSVKMIRCETEVSSGKSVKTVGTRCEDSGCFVLWQMLPGMWSLELVVGGSKVVAGSDGNTVWRHTPWLGTHAAKGPQRPLRRIIQGLDPKSTARLFEKAQCLGEKRIGDDECFVLKVSAEREAVMERNEGPAEVIRHVLYGYFCQKSGVLVYLEDSHLTRVQTEGDAVYWETTIGSCIEDYKDVDGVLIAHRGRSIATVFKFGEMSTQFSRTRMEEVWSIDDVMFNVAGLSIDYFIPPADIFDTLHSHSHPHSHSHSP is encoded by the exons ATGGCGACGGCGGTTGTGATTGGGAGCGGGgggtcatcttcatcttcatcttcatcttcttccaagTCTAGGAGATCATCAAAGCAAATTTGGTACTCTCAGCCTCTGACTCCGTTGATGGAAGGGCCGGATCCCCAGTTCCAAGACCAAGAATCCAACAAGAAAGACTCCTCCGCTTCCAACTGGGAATTCCTCCGCGACTGGTTCAAGATCCAGCGCAACCTTACTCCCTCTACCTCTATTCCCCCATCCTCCTTCACCAACCTTCCCAATTCCAAGACCCAAGATTTGAAGCTTTTGCTCGGCGTCCTCGCATGCCCTCTCGCTCCCATTCCCCTCCATTCCCATTCCCCTCCACAATCCCACTTCCCACGTGATACTCCTCTT GAAACTTCTGTGGCTCATTACATTATACAGCAATACTTGGCTGCCACCGGATGTCTGAAACAGCAAAAGTGCGCCAAGAACATGTACGCCACCGGAAGCGTCAAGATGATTCGGTGCGAAACAGAGGTTTCTTCAGGTAAATCTGTTAAGACGGTAGGGACAAGATGTGAGGACTCCGGCTGCTTTGTTCTTTGGCAAATGCTACCTGGCATGTGGTCCCTCGAATTGGTCGTCGGAGGCAGTAAGGTGGTGGCCGGCAGCGACGGCAATACCGTCTGGCGTCACACTCCCTGGCTCGGCACCCATGCCGCCAAAGGCCCCCAACGACCCCTCCGTCGCATCATTCAG GGGCTAGACCCAAAGAGCACAGCGAGGCTGTTCGAGAAAGCCCAATGCCTGGGAGAAAAGCGGATCGGAGATGACGAGTGCTTCGTGCTGAAAGTGTCGGCAGAGCGAGAGGCAGTGATGGAGAGGAACGAAGGGCCTGCGGAAGTGATAAGGCACGTGCTGTATGGCTACTTCTGCCAGAAAAGCGGAGTGCTGGTGTACCTGGAGGACTCGCACCTAACCAGGGTCCAGACCGAAGGGGACGCCGTGTACTGGGAAACCACCATCGGAAGCTGCATCGAGGACTACAAAGACGTGGACGGGGTCCTCATCGCTCACCGTGGCAGGTCCATAGCCACCGTATTCAAGTTTGGGGAAATGTCCACCCAATTTAGCAGGACTCGCATGGAAGAGGTTTGGAGCATTGACGATGTCATGTTCAACGTGGCTGGCCTAAGCATCGACTACTTTATTCCACCTGCTGATATTTTTGATACCCTTCATTCTCACTCTCACCCTCACTCCCACTCTCATTCTCCATGA